TCCAGCACGCGGGGAAGAGCGCGACGGTGCTGTCGACGTTGCGGCGGGGCGAATCCGAGCGCCAGACCCTGCGGGCCCTGCTGGGCGGGCTGTTCGTCGCGGGTGTGTCCGCCGAGTGGAGCCGCCTCTACCCGGAGGGTGGACAGCTGGTGCCCCTGCCGCCCTATCCGTGGCGGAAGGAGCGTTACTGGGTCTCGAACCCCGCGTCGACCCGCCCGGTGCTCGCGGCGCGGAGCGATGTCGCGCTGCATGGGCGCCGGCTGCGTTCTCCGCTGGCCGAGACCCTGTTCGAGGCGGAGTTGTCCGCCGAGCGGATGCCCTTCCTGCGCGAGCACCTGCTCCACGGCGCGCTGGTGGTCGCTGGCGCCGGACATGTCGCCATGGCGCTCTCGGCCGTCCGGGAGCTCCGAGGCACCGCCCCGGTGCGTCTGGCGGACATCGTCTTCCCGCGCCCGCTCGTGTTGAAGGAGGGGAGCGAGTGTCCGGTCTCGGTGGTGGTGGGCCCGGAGCAGGGTGGCCGCGCGCCACTCCGCATCCAGAGCCTGGAGGGTGACTCGGAGTGGGTGCTTCACGCGGAGGGGCGGCTGCTGCCTTCGGAGCCGCGGGTCGCGGCGCCCGCGTCGGCACCTCTCGGGGAGCTGCGCGCCCGCTGTACGCGGGAGCTCGATGCCTCGCGGTTCTACGAGGCCATGGACGCCGACGGTATCTCGCTCGGGCGGCGCTTCCGGTGGGTCGAGCAGTTCTGGCAGGGGGAGGGTGAGGCACTGGGCCGGATGCGTGCCCCCGAGCCCGAGGATCAACACCCGAGCGCACCGCTCCACCCCGGGTTGATCGACTCCATCTTCCATGTCCTTCGCGCGATTCCGGGGATCGGGCGGGACGATGGCGTGCCCTACATCCCCGTGGGGATCGACGCGGTGTGCTTCCTGGAGCAGCCTCGCGGCAAGCTCTGGGCGCATGCGGTGTTGAGGCCCGAGGGCGGTCGTGACGGCGAGACGCTGACCGCCGACTTCCGTCTCATCGAGGAGGACGGCAGGACGATCGCGTGGATCGAGGGACTGCTCGTCAAGCGAGCCCCTCGCGAGGCCTTCGAGCGCGATGGCGTGCGCGGGCTCGGCGAGAAGTTGTTCCAGGTGCGCTGGCGGCCGGTGCCTCCGGTGGCTGCGACGGCACGGGAGCAGGGCTCGTGGTTGATCCTCTCCGATCGCGGAGGGCTCGGCGACGCGCTGGCCACGCGGCTCGGAGGAGAGAACCAGGTCTGCCGCACGATCGCCGCGCCGGAGCCGACGGAGTCCGAGCAGGCCTTCCATCGCCGGGTGGAGGAGGCCCTCGCCTCGGGAACCTGTCGGGGCGTGGTGTACCTCGCGGCGCTCGACGCGGGAGCCGCGCTGCCAGGAATGGAGTCCCAGGCCGCCACGGAGGCGTTGGTCGGAGCGGTCCGGGTCGTTCAGGCCGTCGCGCGGATGGAGCGTGGCACTCCGCCGCGGCTCTGGCTGGTCACCCGGGGAGCGCAGGCGACGGACGAGAGCCCTCGGCCCCTGTCACTCGCCCAGGCGCCACTCTGGGGACTCGGGGCCACGGTCCGTCACGAGCACCCCGAGCTCCGCTGCGCCCTCGTCGATCTGGATCCGGATCCGGCCGCGGATGGGGTGCTCGCCCTGGCGCGGGAGCTGCTCTCCTCGGATGGTGAGGAGCGGGTCGCCTGGCGTGGAGGAGCGCGGCTGGCGCAGAGGCTCTTGTCGCTCGACGCGATCCCGGAGCCCGGTCCCGTGCCGGTCTCGGCCGACGGCACCTACTTGATCACCGGCGGTCTCGGTGGGCTGGGTCTCCGCTGTGCGCGATGGCTCGCGAACGAGGGGGCGCGGCACCTCGCCCTCCTCGGCCGGAGCGCGCCCTCCGAGGAGGCTGGGGCCGAGCTGCGCGCCCTCGAGGCCCAGGGCGTCAGGGTGCGCGTGCTCCAGGTGGACGTGGGAGCTCGGGAAGCGCTCGCGCGTGCCCTCTCGGAGCTTCGCGCGGACATGCCCCCGTTGCGTGGCGTCCTTCATGCGGCGGGCCTGCTCGATGATGCGTTGCTGGTCCGCCAGGAGCGCGAGCGTATCGAGCGCGTCCTCCGGCCGAAGGTGGCGGGTGCCCTGCACCTGGATCAGGAGACGCGCGGCGATCCGCTCGACTTCTTCGTGATGTTCTCGTCGATCGCCGCGCTGATCGGCGGGGAAGGGCAGGCCAACTACAGCGCCGCGAACGCCTTCCTGGACGCGCTGGCCTCCGAGCGGCGGGCACGAGGACTGCCCGCGCAATCGCTCGCCTGGGGCCCCTGGGCCGAGGTGGGCCTGGCGGCGGCCCGATCCGATCGGGGTGAGCGCCTCGCGGCCCTGGGCATCGAGAGCCTCGCGCCCGACGAGGGCGTGGCCATCCTCGGGCGCCTCCTGCGCGGGACGGCCGCGGCGCACGTGGGCATCGCCCGGATCGACTGGAAGCGGTGGCGGCGGACGTCCCCCGCGGTGGATCAGGCCTCCCTGTTGGCCGAGTTCCTTCGCTCGCAGGTGGAGGCCCCCCCGCCGAAGGTACCCGTCGCCGCGCCCGACCTCCAGGAGCTGGCCCGCCTGGCTCCCGAGGAGCGCCGCGGGCAGATCGATGCCTTCCTCCGGCGCGAGGTCGTCACGCTCCTGGGTCTCTCCCAGGATCTGGCCGACGGCCGGCTCCCACTCGTCCGCTTCGGCTTCGACTCCCTCATGAGCATGAAGCTCAAGGCGAGGCTGGAGCTGACACTCGGTCTCTCTGTTTCGGCCGCCAAACTGCTGAGCGGTCTGAGTTTCGATGAGCTCGTGGAGCTCGTCCTCGCGCGGGTCGAAGAACTGCAGCCGGAACCCGCTCCCAACGATCAGATGGAGGAATTCCGATTTTGAACGCCACCGAACTCATCGCTGAGCTGACCCGTATCGGTGTGGAACTCAAGGTCGAGGACGATCACCTCCGGGTTCGCGCCGCGCGCAACGTCCTCACTCCGGAGTTCCAGAAGCTCATCGCTGCCCACAAGGCGGAGTTGATCGAGCTGCTCCGGCGGCGGGATGCGGCTTCTCCCTCCACGCGGCAGTACGAGCCCTTCCCCCTGACCGACATCCAGGAGGCGTACGTGGTCGGGCGGGGCACCGACTTCGGAATCGGAGGAATCTCCTGCCACCTGTACCACGAGATCGACGGCCGCGATCTGGACGTCGGGCGACTGTCGCGGGCGTGGCAGCGCCTCATCGAGCAGCACGCGATGTTGCGCTCGGTGGTGCTCCCGACGGGAGAGCAGCGCGTCCTGGAGAGCGTGCCGGCCTTCTCCATGCCCGTGCTGGATCTGCGCGGGCAGGCCTCCGCCACCGTCGAGCAGAAGCTCGCGGAGATCCGTCAGGAGCTCTCGAACCGGTCCACGCCCCTGGGACAGTGGCCGACCTTCGACCTGCGCGCGACGCTGCTCGATGGCGGACGGACGCGCATCCACTTCGACATCGACGCCATCACGGTCGATGCCTCCGCCGTGCTCGCGCTCCTCGAGGAGTGGCGCCAGCTCTACACCGCTCCAGAGCGGAGCCTCACGCCGGTGCCGGTCTCCTTCCGGGACCATGTGCTCGCGGAGATCGCCGCCCGGAACTCGGATGCCTTCCGGATCTCGGAGGCCTACTGGAACGCGCGCCTCGCGGAGCTGCCGGAGGCGCCGGTGTTGCCGCTCGCCACCTCGCCCGAGCGCCTGGTGCGCCCCTCGTTCCGGCGTCTGAGCGGCCGCCTGGATGCGGCGCGGTGGACCCGCCTGAAGGAGCGGGCCGCCGAGGCGGGGCTCACCCGCTCCGGCCTCGTCTGCACCGCGTTCTCCGAGGTGCTCGCGGCCTGGAGCGAGAACCCGCGCTTCAGCCTCAACATCACGCTCTTCCGGCGCCTGCCCATCCACCCCGACATCGACAGGGTCGTGGGTGACTTCACCACCAACGTGCTGCTCGAGGTCGACGGACGCGGAGAGAGCTTCACCGCCCGCGCCGTGCGTCTTCGCGATCAGCTCGCCCAGGATCTCGAGCACCTCCACGTCAGCGGGGTGCGCGTGATGCGCGAGCGCGCGCGGCGGCGGGAGGGGCTCGGGGTGCTCATGCCGATCGTCTTCACGAGCCTCCTCGGGCATCGCCCCGGCAATGCGGCAGGCGGATCTCCCTTCGATTGGCTGGGCGAGACGGTCCACGCCATCACCCAGACGCCGCAGGTGTGGCTCGATCACCAGGTCCGCGAGGACGACGGCGCGCTCTGTTACTCCTGGGACAGCCCGGAGGGACTCTTCCCCGAGGGACTCCTCGAGGATGCCTTCGCGGCCTACGGGGAGCTGCTCGGCCGGCTCGCCGACGACGGAGCGCTCTGGGCGGAACGCTCCGTGGTGAGACTGCCCGCCGCGCAGCTCGCGCGGCGCGAGAAGTACAACGCCACCGCGGCGCCCATCCCCGAGACGCGCCTCGACCGGCTCTTCCTCACCCAGGCGGAGCGGGGACCCGAGCGCATGGCTGTCGTGGATGCGGGGCGGACGATGAGCTACTCGGAGCTCCTCGGTCGTGCCGGATCGCTGGCGGCGCGGCTCGTCGAGCTCGGTGCGCGGCCCGAAGCGTTGATCGGCGTCGTTCTGGAGAAGGGGTGGAGGCAGGTCGTCGCGGTGACGGCGATCCACCTCGCGGGTGCCGCCTACCTCCCGATCGATCCGGCGCTCCCGGACGAGCGCCGCCGGCTCCTGATCGAGGAGGGCCGGGTCGAGGTGGTCGTGACCGAGTCCGCTCTTGAGGAGCGGCTCACCTGGCCCGAGGGAGTCCGTGTCGCGACCGTCGGCGATGTCATGGGTGAAGCGCCTCGGCGTCTGCCGACGCGCGCCGCGTCGGACCTCGCGTATTGCATCTACACGTCGGGCTCGACCGGCCGCCCCAAGGGGGTGATGATCGAGCACCGCGCCGCGGCGAACACGATCATCGACATCAACCAGCGCTTCGGAGTGGGCCCGGAAGATCGCGTCTTCGGCCTCTCATCGCTCGGCTTCGACCTCTCGGTCTACGACATCTTCGGGAGCCTCGCCTCCGGCGCGGCGGTCGTCCTGCCCCAGTCCGAGGCCGCGAGGGATCCCGCGCGCTGGCTGCAACTGCTCCGCGAGCAGCGCGTGACGATCTGGAACTCGGTCCCGACGTTGATGGAGATGCTCGTGGACCTGGTCGAGGCCCGCGGTGAGCGCCTCCCGGACTCCCTGCGCCTCGTGATGATGAGCGGCGATTGGATCCCCGTCACCCTCCCGGATCGCATCCGGCGCCTGTCGCGCGATGTCCGGGTCATCAGCCTCGGAGGCGCGACGGAGGGATCGATCTGGTCGATCCTGCATCCCATCGGCGAGGTCGAGCCCTCGGCGCGCAGCATTCTCTACGGCCGTCCGATGCTGAACCAGCGCTTCCACGTGCTCGACGAGGCGCTGTCGCCGCGCCCGGAGCATGTGCCCGGCGAGCTCTACATCGGTGGCGTCGGGCTGGCCCGGGGCTACTTCCGTGATGAGGAGACGACCCGCGCGCGCTTCTTCACGCACCCGCGCACCGGCGAGCGCCTCTACCGCACGGGTGACCTGGGCCGCTTCCTTCCCAGCGGGGACATCGAGTTCCTCGGCCGGAAGGATTTCCAGGTCAAGATCGCCGGGCATCGCATCGAGCTCGGGGAGATCGAAGCGGCGCTCCTGCGGAATCCAGCGATTCGCGAGGCGGTGGTCGCGGCTCCCGGCGAGCGCACTTCCAGGAGGCTCGTCGCCTACGTCGTCCCGGCCGAGGGGCAGGCCATGCCCTCGGACGAGGCGCTGCGCTCCTTCCTGGGCACGACGCTGCCCCAGTACATGGTGCCCTCCGTCTTCGTCCGCCTGGAGGCGCTGCCGCAATCGGCGAACGGCAAGGTCGATCGCAAGGCCCTGCCCGAGCCCGCGGTGCAGGCCTCGCGCACCGCGGGTCTCACGGAGGGGAGGGGAGGGGAGGTCCTCGCGAAGGTCACCCGGCTCGTCGCCGAGGTCCTCAAGCGCCCCAGGGTCGAGCCGGAGGATGCGCTGCTCCAGCTGGGGGCCACGTCGGTGGAGTTGATCAAGCTCGCGACGCTGCTGGAGCAGGCGTTCGGAAGCCGGCCACGGATGGCCGAGTTCCTCACGCTCCGGAGCGCCGCGGAGATCGCCGCCTACTACGTCGAGCGCCAGCCGGCGGAAGCCGCACGTGAAGGCGACAAGGCGAGCGGTGAGCAGGGTCTGATCCTCGACCTCGCGCAGCGCGAGGCCTGGAAGCGCGACCGCCACGGCATTCGCCGCTTCGACGAAGGCGCCGAGCAGGTGCCGATGGCCACCTTCCCCGATGACGAGAAGTACCGGCGGCGTCATCTCGAGCGCGCCAGCCACCGGACCTTCTCCTCCGAGCCGCTCGAGGCGCGGGCCCTGGGTCGTCTGCTCTCGTGCCTGCGGCCCCTCGAGCTCGACGGGAAGTTCAAGTACCAGTACGGCTCGGCCGGAGGCTCCTACGGGGTCCAGGCCTACCTTCACATCGCCCCCGGCCGGGTCCGGGGCCTCGAGGCGGGCGCCTACTACCACGATCCCGCGCGCCACACGCTCGTGCGGCTCTCCGGCTCCGGCGCGCTCGATCCGAACCTCCACACGCCGGGCAACCGGCCCATGTTCGAGGGCTCGGCCTTCTCGCTCTTCCTCATCTGCGATCGCCGGGCGATCGAGCCTCTCTACGGGGAGAAATGGCGGGACTTCGCGCTGCTCGAGGCGGGGCTGATGTCGCAACTCCTGGAGATGCGCGCCGCCGAGAACGAGCTCGGACTGTGCCAGGTCGGAGAGCTGCGCTTCGACGACATCCGCGCCGCGTTCCGGTTGGAGGAGGCGCACGCGTACCTCCACTGCCTCGTGGGCGGCTCCATTGCTTGGGAAGAGGGCTCGCTGTGAGCACATCCGAATTCGTCGTCGAGCTCCAACAGAAGGGTATCGAGCTCTGGGTCGAGGGAGACGCGCTGCGGTTCCGTGCTCCGCCCGGACTCCTCACCGACGAGGTGCGCTCGGCTTTGAGGGAGCGCAAGGCGCAGCTCCTGGAGCACCTGCGTGCCTCGAACCGTGTGGCGGAGGTCAAGGCCGCCGCGAGTGAGCTGGCCACGCCGGCCGCGCCAGCGGACGACGCGCGCTTCGCGCCCTTTCCGCTCACCGACATCCAGAACGCCTACTGGGTGGGTCGGCAGGATGCCTTCGACTCGGGCGGCGTCGCGGCGCACAGCTACCTGGAACTCGCCTTCGACACGCTCGAGCTCGAGCGGCTCGAGCACGTCCTCCGGCGCCTCATCGCTCACCACGACATGCTGCGCATGGTGGTGCTCCCGACCGGCGAGCAGGTGGTGCTGGCGTCGGTGCCGCCGTTCTCCATCACCTCCTATGATCTCCGCGGGGCTCGAGCCGAAGAGGTCGAGGCCCACCTGAAGGCGATCCGCGCCGAGCTCTCGCACCAGGTGCTTCCGGCCGATCGCTTCCCCCTGTTCGAGGTGCGCGCGTCCCGGCTCCCCAGCGGGCGGGTCCACCTCCACATCAGCCTCGATCTGCTCGTGGCCGATGCCTTCAGCGTCCAGCTCCTCATCGAGCAGTGCGCCGCGCTCTACCAGAATCCGGAGGCGGAGCTCGCTCCGCTGAAGCACACCTTCCGTGAGTACTTCGTCGCCGCCGCGAGGCGCCGCGACCCGGGCTCGAAGGCGTATCAGCGCTCGCTCGAATACTGGCGGGGCCGCCTCGAGACCCTTCCCGGTCCTCCCGAGCTACCGCTCGCCGCCGACGCGGACGTGAAGGGACCGCGCCGCTTCACGCGCCGGAAGGGAGGGCTGGATCAGGCCTCCTGGCGCGCCTTCCGGGAGCGCGCGGCGGCCGCGGGTGTGACGGCCTCCATGGCGCTGGCCGCGGCCTACGGCGAGGTGCTCCGCGCCTACAGCCGGAGCAACCGGCTGACGCTCAACCTGACCCTCTTCAACCGGTTGCCGCTGATCGAGGACGTGGAGCGGATCATCGGCGACTTCACCTCGGGCATCCTGCTCGAGATGGACGGGACGCGGCCGGAGTCCTTCGCCGCGCGCGCGCGCCGGCTCCAGGGACAGCTCTTCGAGGACCTGGAGCACTCGGCCGTGTCGAGCGTGCAGGTGCTGCGGGAAGCGGCCCGCGTCGATCGCCTGGATACCGGCACGGGCATGCCCTACGTGTTCACGAGCCTGCTCTCGGAGACGGGACGCTCGTTGCACCTGACCGAGGGCGTGCGGATCGTCGAGGTCATCAGCCAGACACCGCAGGTGTGGCTCGACCACCAGGTCTTCGAGCTCAACGGCGAGCTCTATTACAGCTGGGATTCCGTCGACGCCCTCTTCCCCAAGGGGCTGATCGACGCCGTCTTCGAGGCGTATGGGAGGCTCCTGCGCCGGCTCGCCAACGAGCCTTCGGCATGGGACGCGCCCGCCAGGCAGCCGCTTCCGCCCGAGCAGCTCGCGCGCCGGGAGGCCTACAACGCCACCGAGCGGACCGTGCCCTCGGAGCGAATGGAGGCGCTCTTCCTGCGCCAGGCGGCCGTGCGGCCCTCGGAGCCTGCGGTCATCACGAGCAACCGGGTCCTGACGTACGGCGAGCTCGAGCGCCGCTCGGCCCGAATCGCGTCGTGGCTCCTCGCTCATGGGGCCGGGTCGGGACGCCTCGTGGCGATCGTCGCCGAGAAGGGTCCGGAGCAGGTGATCGCCGCGCTCGCCATCCTGCGCGCCGGAGCGGCCTATCTGCCCCTGGATCCGTCCCTCCCGACCGAGCGCCTCCACGGCCTGATCGAGGAGGCTTGGGTGGAGCTGGTGCTCACGCAGTCGCACCTGGACACGTCGCTGCGCTGGCCCGAGGGGCCGAGACGGCTCGCGGTGGATCGCGACGAGCGGCTCGACGTGCCGGAGCGCGCGCTGCCGGAGCTTCAGGGCAATGACCTCGCCTATGTCATCTACACCTCGGGTTCGACCGGCCGCCCCAAGGGCGTGATGATCGACCATCGGGGAGCGGTCAACACCCTCATCGACGTGAACGAGCGGTTCGGCGTGGGACCCCGGGACCGGGTGCTCGCGCTCTCGTCGCTCAGCTTCGATCTGTCGGTCTACGACATCTTTGGAACGCTCGCCGCGGGCGGGGCGATCGTGATCCCGGAGCCCGGAACGCTGCGCGATCCCAGCCATTGGTTGTCGCTGCTGGAGAAGGGGCGGGTGACCCTCTGGAACTCGGTCCCCGCGCTGATGGAGATGCTCATCGAGTTCATCGAGGGGAGTGGTGGGCGTCTGCCCGACACGCTGCGCCTGGTGATGATGAGCGGAGACTGGATCCCCGTCACGCTGCCCGATCGGATCCGCGCCCTGGGCAGGGCCATCGAGGTGGTGAGCCTCGGTGGAGCCACCGAGGCGTCGATCTGGTCGATCCTGTACCGGATCGGCGAGGTCGACCGCTCGTGGCGGAGCATCCCCTACGGCCAGCCGATGGTGAACCAGCGCTTCTACGTGCTGGATGACGCGCTCGAGCCCTGTCCGGACTGGGTCGCGGGGCAGCTGTACATCGGGGGTATCGGTCTCGCGCTGGGCTATCACCGCGACACGGCCCGGACCATCGAGCGCTTCGTCGTCCACCCGCGGACCGGCGAGCGCCTCTACGCGACCGGAGACCTGGGCCGATTCCTGCCCGACGGCAACATCGAGTTCCTCGGCCGGGAAGACTTCCAGGTCAAGGTCCAGGGCTACCGCATCGAGCTCGGAGAGATCGAGGCCGCGCTCGACACGCACCCGGCGGTGCGCAGCGCCGTGGTCAATGCCGTGGGGAAGCCGGGAGGGGCCAGGCGCCTGGTGGCCTATGTCGTCCCCGACCAGTTGCCGACGAACGTCCTCGCGAAGGATCCGTCGCGGGAGAAGCTCGCCGAGGCGCATGAGCCGCAGCCGCTCCAGGGCGTCATCTCGGATCCCGTCGCGCGCCTGGAGTTCAAGCTGAAGGGGCCCGGTCTGCGGGCGGACGCCGGCAACCGGAAGTCCATCGCCCTCCAGAAGCCGGAGCCCGGCGAGGTCCTGCTCCAGAAGTACACGGAGCGGCGGAGTCATCGGACGTTCCTTTCCGGGCCCGTCTCCTTCGAGCGGCTCAGCGAGCTGTTGAGCTGCCTGATGGCGCTGTCCCTTGAGGACTCCCTGCTGCCGAAGTACCGGTACGCCTCGGCGGGCGGACTCTATCCGGTGCAGGCCTACCTGCACGTCAGGCCGGGCCATGTCGAAGGGCTCGCGGGAGGGACCTACTACTACCATCCGAAGCGCCACGAGCTGGTGCTGCTCTCGGCGGATGCGGCCATGGACCGGAGCCAGCATGCGCCCGGCAACCGGTCCGTCTTCGACACCGCCGCGTTCTCCCTCTTCCTGGTCGGGCAGATGAACGGGATCGAGCCCCTCTATGGAGAGCTCGCGCGGGACTTCTGCCTGCTCGAGGCTGGCTACATGTCCCAGCTCCTGATGAGCTCGGCGCCGGGCTGTGAGCTGGGATTGTGTCCGATAGGAGGCCTGGACTTCGAGCCGCTGCGCAAGCAGCTCGCGTTGGACGAGCAGCACGTGCTGCTGCACAGCTTCCTGGGTGGCGGGGTCGGCGCCGCCGCGACCGTGGCGAAGCCGGCGGTGCAGGCCGCCGCCTCGTCGCTTCAGGAGGAGCTGCGGCGCTACCTGGCCACGAAGCTGCCGGACTACATGGTTCCCACCTCCTTCGTCCTGCTGGACGCGCTGCCACTGACGTCCAACGGCAAGGTGGATCGGAGCGCGTTGCGCGCGCCG
This is a stretch of genomic DNA from Archangium violaceum. It encodes these proteins:
- a CDS encoding non-ribosomal peptide synthetase, with amino-acid sequence MNATELIAELTRIGVELKVEDDHLRVRAARNVLTPEFQKLIAAHKAELIELLRRRDAASPSTRQYEPFPLTDIQEAYVVGRGTDFGIGGISCHLYHEIDGRDLDVGRLSRAWQRLIEQHAMLRSVVLPTGEQRVLESVPAFSMPVLDLRGQASATVEQKLAEIRQELSNRSTPLGQWPTFDLRATLLDGGRTRIHFDIDAITVDASAVLALLEEWRQLYTAPERSLTPVPVSFRDHVLAEIAARNSDAFRISEAYWNARLAELPEAPVLPLATSPERLVRPSFRRLSGRLDAARWTRLKERAAEAGLTRSGLVCTAFSEVLAAWSENPRFSLNITLFRRLPIHPDIDRVVGDFTTNVLLEVDGRGESFTARAVRLRDQLAQDLEHLHVSGVRVMRERARRREGLGVLMPIVFTSLLGHRPGNAAGGSPFDWLGETVHAITQTPQVWLDHQVREDDGALCYSWDSPEGLFPEGLLEDAFAAYGELLGRLADDGALWAERSVVRLPAAQLARREKYNATAAPIPETRLDRLFLTQAERGPERMAVVDAGRTMSYSELLGRAGSLAARLVELGARPEALIGVVLEKGWRQVVAVTAIHLAGAAYLPIDPALPDERRRLLIEEGRVEVVVTESALEERLTWPEGVRVATVGDVMGEAPRRLPTRAASDLAYCIYTSGSTGRPKGVMIEHRAAANTIIDINQRFGVGPEDRVFGLSSLGFDLSVYDIFGSLASGAAVVLPQSEAARDPARWLQLLREQRVTIWNSVPTLMEMLVDLVEARGERLPDSLRLVMMSGDWIPVTLPDRIRRLSRDVRVISLGGATEGSIWSILHPIGEVEPSARSILYGRPMLNQRFHVLDEALSPRPEHVPGELYIGGVGLARGYFRDEETTRARFFTHPRTGERLYRTGDLGRFLPSGDIEFLGRKDFQVKIAGHRIELGEIEAALLRNPAIREAVVAAPGERTSRRLVAYVVPAEGQAMPSDEALRSFLGTTLPQYMVPSVFVRLEALPQSANGKVDRKALPEPAVQASRTAGLTEGRGGEVLAKVTRLVAEVLKRPRVEPEDALLQLGATSVELIKLATLLEQAFGSRPRMAEFLTLRSAAEIAAYYVERQPAEAAREGDKASGEQGLILDLAQREAWKRDRHGIRRFDEGAEQVPMATFPDDEKYRRRHLERASHRTFSSEPLEARALGRLLSCLRPLELDGKFKYQYGSAGGSYGVQAYLHIAPGRVRGLEAGAYYHDPARHTLVRLSGSGALDPNLHTPGNRPMFEGSAFSLFLICDRRAIEPLYGEKWRDFALLEAGLMSQLLEMRAAENELGLCQVGELRFDDIRAAFRLEEAHAYLHCLVGGSIAWEEGSL